The Qipengyuania aurantiaca genome contains the following window.
AGGTTCATGATCAGCGCCTGCACCATGTTAAGCAGGCCAAGCGAATTTTCGGACTTGATGGCCGCTTCCGCATAGGACCGCGCGGCGCGGCCATAGCGCGCCTGTTCGCGATGCTCGGCGCCGAAGTATTTTACCGTCTCGTAATTGAGCAGGCTGTCGACCGCGCGCGATAGCGCCTGTCCGTCGAGATCGTTCATCTGCTTGCGCAGCTTGGTCCGCCATTCGGTGATCCAGCGGGTGACCGCAATATAGGTCACCACGGTAAGGCCGGTTGCCGCCACCAGCTCCCACCCGAAATTGAGATAGAAGATCACGGCGACCGCGGTCAGCTCGATCACCGTAGGGGCGATGTTGAAGAGCAGGAAATAGAGCATGGAATCGATGCTCTTCGTCCCGCGCTCGATGGTTTTGGTCACTTCCCCCGTGCGGCGCGAAAGATGGAACCGCAGGCTGAGCCGGTGGAGGCGGGCAAAGGTGTCTTCGGCCAAGTGCCGGGTCGCTTCCTGCCCAACCCGCTCGAACACGATGTTGCGCGTGTTATCGAACACCACGCTGGCGAGGCGTCCGGCGGCATAGGCAATGACGAATGCGATCGCGACCATGGCGGCCTCGTTCGCCGGCGTGGTCATCGCGTCCACCGCGCGTTTGTAGGCATAGGGCAGGGCCAGCACCGTGGCCTTGGCCAGCAGCACCAGCGTCATCGCACCGACGATGCGCTTCCTGAGCTCGGGATGGTCCTTGGGCCAGAGATAGGGAAGGAAGCGCTTGAGCGTTCCCCAATTGTCGGCGTCCTGCCGCTGGTCGGAAGTAATCGTGTCGGGCGGCATGGACCGCTATCTGGGGTAAGCGATCCCGCTTGCCAAGGTCAGCCGCCGATGCGCGTGGCGCGCTGGTTGAACTTCATCAGTCCCTCCCGCAGCACATTGTCGGGCAGGTCGAACATGACGCGGCGTGAGGCAAAGTCGATTGCGATGCGCTGGAAGACCCGCAGATTGCCCATGCCAAGGATCAACGCCGGCTTGTCTCCGAACCCAAGGGCTTCGAGCGCGGGGCTGTCGGCAAAGCCGATCGGAATGTTCTCGAGCGTGATCTGGTCAATTTGCAATCGCTTGCCGTAAGCGATGTTTCCTACGAGCTGAAAGCCATTCACGTCGGTTGCGCTGAATGTGGCCCGTTCGCGCGCACGCAGGCGCGAGAGCAGGGCAAGATTGCCGACACTGTTCTGCGCGCCTGTGTCGATAATGACCGCGATCTTTACCCCGTCGAGCTTGGCGTTGGTGATGATCATCTGGCCCAGCCTCTCGCGCGCCCGGACGACGATCTCGTATCCCGTTCTCCCGCCGGCGCGCTCGGCGTCCATCACCGTCATGCGCTGCTCGGCGAAATCGATCAGCACGCGCATGTCCTGCAAGGTGTCGAGGCCAAGGATGCCGTCGGCTCCGACGTGCTTGCGCTCCAGCAGCGGCGAGGTGAGCCCGCTGAGCGTGCGGTCGGCAAATTCGAGCCGGTCGATCGCGATCGTGTCGACCATCCGTTCCGACCCCATCGCCACCAGAAGTGCGCGGCCGGACGGTTCCAGTTCGAGGTCCGAAGTGATGCGCGAGGTAACGACCGTTGCCTGCGCGCCGGTATCGATGAAGAAGCGGTAGGGACCCTGGCCATCGATGCTGACCGGCACGGTCATGCGTTCGTAGCGGTCGCGGTCGAACGCGACGTCGATCGCATCGTCCGGCGCGCTATCGGGATTTTCGGGCGCCGGGTCGGATTGCTGGCCGTGTGCCGCGAGCGGGCTGAGGCTGAACAAGGTTGCGCCAGCGAGCGCGAGCATCTTCGATCTCATCGCACTTCTCCGTTCGGGCATCCCGTGCTGGTTCTGCCGGAACCGCCCGATGCTTGCCCGTATAGCACACCGGGGCGAAAGCGCCGAATTACTTCGGCTGGGGCAGGGCGTGGGCGTCCGCCGGTTCTGTCGGCATCTCCATTCTTTCGGTCGGATCCTTGAATACGCGGGAAGCCGCCCCATATGGGTTGAGGACGGAAAGCATGCGAAAAAGCGCGCGTTTTCGTGGGATTTGGAAGCGGGTCAAAAAACTTTCAAAAAACCCATTGACCGAATCCTTGGTCGCGCCTAGATGGCCCTCACCGACGCGGCGCTGACGGTTTCAACCGGACGCTGGGTTGGTCGCCAACAGATACGGACAGCCGCTCCCCCGGTTTAACATCGGGGCACATTGGTTGTCCGCTAGTTCTGTCTCTGGCGGTTCTTTGACATTGTTAGTTTTTGATGAAGGGACATGTGGGCGACGGCGCCCGGTCCGGGGACCTCAAGGCTCCGGATACCGGTTATTTCAAGCCGATTGCCACATCCTTCCAGGCTCCACAGTCTGGTTGCGATGATGCATGTTCATTCGTATCCATTACGTTTGACAGTGCAGGTATCGGCTCCTTGAAGCTCTTGCTTGTCGGTCTGGCGATCTTTTGATCGTGGCTGATTGGTAAGTGACACAAACTTGAGAGTTTGATCCTGGCTCAGAACGAACGCTGGCGGCATGCCTAACACATGCAAGTCGAACGAACCCTTTTAGGGTTAGTGGCGCACGGGTGCGTAACGCGTGGGAACCTGCCTTTAGGTTCGGAATAACAGTTAGAAATGACTGCTAATACCGGATGATGTCTTCGGACCAAAGATTTATCGCCTTTAGATGGGCCCGCGTTGGATTAGATAGTTGGTGGGGTAACGGCCTACCAAGTCGACGATCCATAGCTGGTCTGAGAGGATGATCAGCCACACTGGGACTGAGACACGGCCCAGACTCCTACGGGAGGCAGCAGTGGGGAATATTGGACAATGGGCGAAAGCCTGATCCAGCAATGCCGCGTGAGTGATGAAGGCCTTAGGGTTGTAAAGCTCTTTTACCAGGGATGATAATGACAGTACCTGGAGAATAAGCTCCGGCTAACTCCGTGCCAGCAGCCGCGGTAATACGGAGGGAGCTAGCGTTGTTCGGAATTACTGGGCGTAAAGCGCGCGTAGGCGGCTTTTCAAGTCAGGGGTGAAATCCCGGGGCTCAACCCCGGAACTGCCCTTGAAACTGGATGGCTAGAATACTGGAGAGGTGAGTGGAATTCCGAGTGTAGAGGTGAAATTCGTAGATATTCGGAAGAACACCAGTGGCGAAGGCGACTCACTGGACAGTTATTGACGCTGAGGTGCGAAAGCGTGGGGAGCAAACAGGATTAGATACCCTGGTAGTCCACGCCGTAAACGATGATAACTAGCTGCTTGGGTTCATGGAACTTGGGTGGCGCAGCTAACGCATTAAGTTATCCGCCTGGGGAGTACGGTCGCAAGATTAAAACTCAAAGGAATTGACGGGGGCCTGCACAAGCGGTGGAGCATGTGGTTTAATTCGAAGCAACGCGCAGAACCTTACCAGCCTTTGACATCCTAGGACGACTTCTGGAGACAGATTTCTTCCCTTCGGGGACCTAGTGACAGGTGCTGCATGGCTGTCGTCAGCTCGTGTCGTGAGATGTTGGGTTAAGTCCCGCAACGAGCGCAACCCTCATCCTTAGTTGCCATCATTTAGTTGGGCACTTTAAGGAAACTGCCGGTGATAAGCCGGAGGAAGGTGGGGATGACGTCAAGTCCTCATGGCCCTTACAGGCTGGGCTACACACGTGCTACAATGGCATCTACAGTGAGCAGCGATCCCGCGAGGGTTAGCTAATCTCCAAAAGATGTCTCAGTTCGGATTGTTCTCTGCAACTCGAGAGCATGAAGGCGGAATCGCTAGTAATCGCGGATCAGCATGCCGCGGTGAATACGTTCCCAGGCCTTGTACACACCGCCCGTCACACCATGGGAGTTGGATTCACCCGAAGGCGGTGCGCTAACCTTTTAGGAGGCAGCCGACCACGGTGGGTTCAGCGACTGGGGTGAAGTCGTAACAAGGTAGCCGTAGGGGAACCTGCGGCTGGATCACCTCCTTTCTAAGGATTGTCACGAAAGCGCCGACGCTAGCCGTTGGAATGCTTCGCGACTTTTCAAAGAACATTGCCGTCGTCCTCATGTCCTTTCATCAATCGGATACAGCCTAACGGGGTTAGCCTTGTTAGATGCTGTTTGCCTGAGCTGGCTTACGCCGCCCGCGGCCGTGCCTTTTCTTATGAGAAGGAGGCCTGCGCTGGCGCATAGGCCCGTAGCTCAGTTGGTTAGAGCGCACCCCTGATAAGGGTGAGGTCGGTGGTTCAAATCCACTCGGGCCTACCATATACCTGGTCTTACGGGGCCTTAGCTCAGCTGGGAGAGCACCTGCTTTGCAAGCAGGGGGTCATCGGTTCGATCCCGATAGGCTCCACCAGGTACTAACTGATCCGATTGAATGAAACGAAAGCGGATCCCGCGTTTGGCGGGTAGGCAGCTTCGGCTGCCGTTCTTTGACATTGTGAATGGGTTTTTAAATCGATGCCGTGGCGCATGGATTTGCAACGGTTGGCTTAGGCTGATCTGCGCGATCGATGCATCACAACAAGATCAATCAAATTGATTATCTGGCTGAGATATTCCTCCGCACTATCTTTAAGCGGCTGACTTTTATGCAGGTCTGTCGTTGATGGTGTGGATTCTCAAGCGTGAGGTAAGAGCATTTGGTGGATGCCTTGGCATGTGCAGGCGATGAAGGACGTGGCACGCTGCGATAAGCGTCGGGGAGATGTGAGCAATCTTTGATCCGGCGATTTCCGAATGGGGAAACCCACCCTCACCATTTCCTTTCGATTGTCCTTTGGGCGGTCGGAAAGAGGTGGATAGGGTATCACCAGACTGAATACATAGGTTTGGTGAAGCGAACCCGGGGAACTGAAACATCTCAGTACCCGGAGGAAAAGACATCAACAGAGATTCCCGTAGTAGTGGCGAGCGAACCGGGACCAGGCCAATGCTTCTTCGTTAATTAGCAAAACACTTTGGAAAGAGTGGCCATAGTGGGTGACAGCCCCGTATGCGAAAATGACCGAAGAAGATTCGAGTAGGGCGGGACACGTGAAATCCTGTCTGAACATGGGGGGACCACCCTCCAAGCCTAAATACTCGCACATGACCGATAGCGAACACAGTACCGTGAGGGAAAGGTGAAAAGCACCCCGATTAGGGGAGTGAAACAGTACCTGAAACCGGATGCTTACAAGCAGTTGGAGCCCCATAGGGGGTGACAGCGTACCTCTTGCATAATGGGTCAGTGACTTAATCTACCATGCAAGCTTAAGCCGTTAGGTGTAGGCGCAGCGAAAGCGAGTCTGAATAGGGCGACAGAGTATGATGGATTAGACCCGAACCCCGGCGATCTAGGCATGGCCAGGTTGAAGGTGCGGTAACACGCACTGGAGGACCGAACCGGTGAATGTTGAAAAATTCTCGGATGAGCTGTGTTTAGGGGTGAAAGGCCAATCAAGCCGGGAAATAGCTGGTTCTCCGCGAAATCTATTGAGGTAGAGCGTCGGATGTATGCCGATGGGGGTAGAGCACTGGATGGGCTAGGGCTGCGCGAGCGGTACCAAACCTAACCAAACTCCGAATACCATCGAGTCTTATCCGGCAGACAGACGGCGGGTGCTAAGGTCCGTCGTCAAAAGGGAAACAGCCCTAACCTACAGCTAAGGTCCCCAAGTCATATCTAAGTGGGAAAGCATGTGGGAATCCCAAAACAACCAGGAGGTTGGCTTAGAAGCAGCCATCCTTTAAAGAAAGCGTAACAGCTCACTGGTCTAAATAAGGGTTCCTGCGGCGAAGATGTAACGGGGCTAAAGATATGCACCGAAGCTTAGGGTTGCAGTTTACTGCAGCGGTAGCGGAGCGTTCCGTAAGCGAGTGAAGGCGAAGGGTAACCGACGCTGGACGTATCGGAAGTGCGAATGCTGACATGAGTAGCGACAAAGAGGGTGAGATGCCCTCTCGCCGAAAGACCAAGGGTTCCTGCGCAACGCTAATCGGCGCAGGGTTAGCCGGCCCCTAAGACGAGCCCGAAGGGGGTAGTCGATGGGAACCACGTAAATATTCGTGGGCCTGAAGATGTGTGACGGATGGCGGAAGTCGTTCTCTCTTATTGGATTGAGAGGGCGGCCAAGTTGTTCCAGGAAATAGCCTCTTCACTATAGACCGTACCCGAAACCGACACAGGTGGTCAGGTAGAGTATACCAAGGCGCTTGAGAGAAGTATCCTGAAGGAACTCGGCAAATTGCCTCCGTACCTTCGGAAGAAGGAGGCCCTGGATCGAGGCAACTCTTTTCAGGGGGCACAGGCCAGGGGGTAGCGACTGTTTAGCAAAAACACAGCACTCTGCTAAGTCGGCTTCAAGACGACGTATAGGGTGTGACGCCTGCCCGGTGCTCGAAGGTTAAGAGGAGGAGTGCAAGCTCCGAATTGAAGCCCGAGTAAACGGCGGCCGTAACTATAACGGTCCTAAGGTAGCGAAATTCCTTGTCGGGTAAGTTCCGACCTGCACGAATGGCGTAACGACTTCCCCACTGTCTCCAGGATATGCTCAGCGAAATTGAATTCTCCGTGAAGATGCGGAGTACCCGCGGTTAGACGGAAAGACCCCGTGCACCTTTACTGCAGCTTCAGAGTGGCATTAGGAAAGAGTTGTGTAGCATAGGTGGGAGGCTTTGAAGCGAGAGCGCCAGTTCTCGTGGAGCCATAGGTGAAATACCACCCTGCTGTTTTCTGATGTCTAACCAGCTACCGTTATCCGGTAGTGGGACCCTCTGTGGCGGGTAGTTTGACTGGGGCGGTCGCCTCCTAAAGAGTAACGGAGGCGCGCGATGGTAGGCTCAGGACGGTTGGAAACCGTCTGCAAGAGTGCAATGGCATAAGCCTGCCTGACTGCGAGACTGACGAGTCGAGCAGAGACGAAAGTCGGTCATAGTGATCCGGTGGTCCCTCGTGGAAGGGCCATCGCTCAACGGATAAAAGGTACGCCGGGGATAACAGGCTGATGATTCCCAAGAGCTCATATCGACGGAATCGTTTGGCACCTCGATGTCGGCTCATCACATCCTGGGGCTGGAGCAGGTCCCAAGGGTTTGGCTGTTCGCCAATTAAAGTGGTACGTGAGCTGGGTTCAGAACGTCGCGAGACAGTTTGGTCCCTATCTGCCGTGGGCGTCGATACTTGAAAGGAGTTGCCCCTAGTACGAGAGGACCGGGGTGAACGTACCTCTGGTGTACCTGTCATCCTGCCAAGGGTGCCGCAGGGTAGCTATGTACGGACGGGATAACCGCTGAAAGCATCTAAGCGGGAAGCCTCCCTTAAGATAAGGTATCTTCGAACCGTCGTAGACCACGACGTTGATAGGCCGGGTGTGGAAGCGCAGTAATGTGTGGAGCTAACCGGTCCTAATAGTTCTTTTCGCGCTTGTAGGATCCATACCATCAACGACAGCTCTGATGCTGTCCGCGAGGTGGAGGAAACTCTAGCCGGATAAGCCCAACAAAGCTCAAAGCATCGATTTAAACCCATGTCCGCCAGCTCTATTGCTTGGTGACCTTAGCGTCTGTGACCCACCCGATCCCATCTCGAACTCGGCCGTGAAACCGGACAGCGCCGATGGTACTAGTGCTCAAGCACTGGAAGAGTAGGTCGTCGCCAGGCATTAAAGCCGGCGGGCATGCGGGAAACAAACCCATTCACAGTTTCAAAAAAGCCGCTGCCGGGCAAACCCGAGCGGCGGCTTTTTCGTCTCTGGCCTCTCCAAGCCGGTGACGAAGGCGCCATCGAAGTGCGCAGCACTTCGCAAGGCCGACCGGCCGTCCGCAGCGACGCGACCTTCAGGTCGCATGAGCGAGGATAGCCAAGCCGACGGAGGTCGGCGCCGGCGCTTGAGGCGAAACAAAAAATTACCGCGGGGTGGAGCAGTCCGGTAGCTCGTCAGGCTCATAACCTGAAGGTCGTTGGTTCAAATCCAACCCCCGCAACCAAATCAAACACAGCCCGCCAAACATGGCGGGCTTTTTTGTGCGCGAAACCCGCCCGCATCGCGCTGTCCCTTGACCACGCGCCCTCTCTTTGGCTCTACACCCGCCAGAGATTGGAGACGCATCACGTGACCACTGCAGTCCGCCTTCCCGCCCGCCATCGCTCTTGGCTTTTCGCGCCAGGGGACAGTGAAAAGAAGATGACCAAGGCGGCGCAAGGCGAGGCCGACATTGTTATCTTCGATCTCGAGGACGCGGTGTCTGAAGGCGAAAGGCCGGCTGCGCGTGACCTGATCAGGGGATTCCTGGAAGCCCAGTCGGAGGATCAGCGCGGACGCCTCTGGGTGCGCGTGAACCCGCTCGACGGGTCGCATACGGCAGACGATCTGGCAGCGGTACTGCCCGCCCGCCCGGGGGGGATCATGCTGCCCAAATCGCGTGGTCGGCACGACGTGGAGGAGCTCGATCGCCTGCTGACCGCTCTGGAGCTGGAAAGCGGCCTGCCCGCAGGAAGCACCCCGGTCATTGCTCTCGTCACCGAGGTGGCCGCAGCCATGTTCACTACGGGGAATTATGCCGGTGCACCGCGCCTTGTGGCCATGACCTGGGGGGCGGAAGATCTCGCCGATTCCATCGGAGCGCTCTCGAACCGCGGGTCGGATGGCCAGTACAGCTTCACTTACGAGCTGGCGCGAAGCCTGACGTTGCTGGGCGCGGCGGCGGCCTCTGTCCCGGCCATCGAGACGATCGACGGTGACTTTCGCAATCTCGAGGGCCTGAAGGCCCGTGCGGAGCAGGTTCGACGCGATGGCTATCGCGGGATGCTGGCGATCCACCCGGCGCAGGTACCGGTAATCAACGCAGCCTTTACGCCGAGCGAGGAAGAGATCGCCGAGGCGCGCGAGATCGTCGCCCTGTTCGAGGCCAATCCCGACCTCGGCACGATCGGCCACAAGGGCAAGATGCTCGATCGCCCGCACCTCAGCCGGGCGCGGCAGCTCCTCGCTCAGGTCGAGGCCTAGGCGGAAAGCTTCGCGACTTCGGCCAGCACCCGCTCAGCCCATTCCGGGCGGCAGATGAGCAGGTCGGGCATGTAGGTGTCCGCCTGGTTGTAGGTGAGTGGGCTGCCGTCAATGCGGCTTGCGTGCATGCCGTGGGCGAGCGCCACGGCGGCAGGGGCCGCGCTGTCCCATTCGTACTGGCCGCCCGTGTGGAGGTATATTTCCGCCTCGCCGCGCACCACCGCCATGGCCTTCGCCCCGGCCGATCCCATCGGCACGAGCTCTGCGCCGATGGCTTCGGCCACGGCAACGGCTTCCTTGGCCGGACGGGTGCGGCTGACGACCATGCGGGGGGTTTGGGCGGCTGCGGGCACGTCGATAGGCGCATCGGTGCGCAAGACCGTGTCGAGGCCGGGCAACGCGACTGCACCTGTTTCGGGCTTGCCGTCGACGCACAGCGCCACGTGGACGGCCCAGTCCGAACGGGCCTCGCCATATTCGCGCGTGCCGTCGACCGGGTCGACGATCCACACGCGGCTCTTGCCAAGACGCTCTTCGGTGTCCTTGCTTTCTTCCGACAGCAGGCCGTCTTCGGGGCGCTGCTGGGTGATCGCGTGGCAGAGGAATTGGTTCGCCGTCTCGTCGCCCGCCTTGCCCAGCGCCTTGCCCTCGAACATGCCGCTCTCCCGAACCTGGATCAGGATCTTGCCTGCGACTTCGGCAAGGTGGGCGGCGAGTTCGGCGTCGGTCATGGGGCGTCCCTGTAGGTACAAAAGATTTCGGGGGCCGCATGGCAGACCGAAGCCGCCTTGCGAACCCCCGAAAGGTCTTTGTGGTTTCGAATTCTAGGCTGCGGCAGGGCGCCGTGCGAAGAGCCCGAAGCCCGCGATGATCGCGTAGCAGGCGATCGGCAGGATCATGGCGAAGGCGAGGCTGCCGCTGGCATCCGCGAGGACGCCGTAGAGCAGCGGAACCACCGCGCCACCGAAAATGGCGACGTTGATGATGCCCGACCCGTCAGCTGCCCGCGGACCGAGCTTCTCGCAAGCGAGCGAGAAGATGGTCGGGAACATGATCGAGTTCATCAGGCCGACGGCGAGCAGGCTGTAGGCCGCGACTTCGCCGGTCGACATGATGCTGATCAGGATCAGGATGATCGAGCCCGTCGCGTTGAAGGCGAGAATCTTGCCCGGCGAGAAGATGCGCAG
Protein-coding sequences here:
- a CDS encoding 3'(2'),5'-bisphosphate nucleotidase CysQ: MTDAELAAHLAEVAGKILIQVRESGMFEGKALGKAGDETANQFLCHAITQQRPEDGLLSEESKDTEERLGKSRVWIVDPVDGTREYGEARSDWAVHVALCVDGKPETGAVALPGLDTVLRTDAPIDVPAAAQTPRMVVSRTRPAKEAVAVAEAIGAELVPMGSAGAKAMAVVRGEAEIYLHTGGQYEWDSAAPAAVALAHGMHASRIDGSPLTYNQADTYMPDLLICRPEWAERVLAEVAKLSA
- a CDS encoding HpcH/HpaI aldolase/citrate lyase family protein encodes the protein MTTAVRLPARHRSWLFAPGDSEKKMTKAAQGEADIVIFDLEDAVSEGERPAARDLIRGFLEAQSEDQRGRLWVRVNPLDGSHTADDLAAVLPARPGGIMLPKSRGRHDVEELDRLLTALELESGLPAGSTPVIALVTEVAAAMFTTGNYAGAPRLVAMTWGAEDLADSIGALSNRGSDGQYSFTYELARSLTLLGAAAASVPAIETIDGDFRNLEGLKARAEQVRRDGYRGMLAIHPAQVPVINAAFTPSEEEIAEAREIVALFEANPDLGTIGHKGKMLDRPHLSRARQLLAQVEA
- a CDS encoding aspartyl protease family protein — encoded protein: MRSKMLALAGATLFSLSPLAAHGQQSDPAPENPDSAPDDAIDVAFDRDRYERMTVPVSIDGQGPYRFFIDTGAQATVVTSRITSDLELEPSGRALLVAMGSERMVDTIAIDRLEFADRTLSGLTSPLLERKHVGADGILGLDTLQDMRVLIDFAEQRMTVMDAERAGGRTGYEIVVRARERLGQMIITNAKLDGVKIAVIIDTGAQNSVGNLALLSRLRARERATFSATDVNGFQLVGNIAYGKRLQIDQITLENIPIGFADSPALEALGFGDKPALILGMGNLRVFQRIAIDFASRRVMFDLPDNVLREGLMKFNQRATRIGG